The proteins below are encoded in one region of Winogradskyella helgolandensis:
- a CDS encoding polysaccharide biosynthesis/export family protein: protein MKFKILGLLSLFVLASCASKKDVLYLQDIDSKGTSSIPYQNVNIQPNDILKITIGSLESMAALPYNKALTQGALNQSLEIMHLEGYVVSINQTINLPILGDISTQNKTTQQLEAFISDKLISEGHLSDAKVDVRLINAKVTVLGEVNHPGTFNYTDQNLTLLQALGYAGDLTINGTRDDILMTREVDGVRKVTHIDLTSAEFMNSEFYFIKPNDLIVVNQNNPRVKTAGFVKDIGTVLTIASLALSITILLSR from the coding sequence ATGAAATTTAAAATTTTAGGCTTATTAAGTCTTTTTGTTTTAGCGTCTTGCGCTTCAAAAAAAGATGTGCTTTATTTACAAGATATTGATTCTAAAGGCACAAGTTCTATTCCATATCAAAATGTAAATATTCAACCAAATGATATTTTAAAAATTACTATAGGGAGCCTCGAGTCTATGGCTGCGCTACCATATAACAAAGCTTTGACTCAAGGAGCTCTAAATCAAAGCCTTGAAATCATGCATTTAGAAGGTTATGTGGTCTCAATTAATCAAACAATTAATTTACCAATTTTAGGTGATATTTCTACTCAGAATAAAACCACACAACAACTTGAAGCTTTTATAAGTGATAAATTAATATCCGAAGGTCATTTGTCTGATGCCAAAGTTGATGTACGTTTAATTAATGCGAAAGTGACGGTGTTAGGCGAGGTAAATCATCCAGGAACGTTCAATTACACAGACCAAAACCTGACACTTTTACAAGCTCTAGGTTATGCGGGCGATTTAACTATTAACGGAACACGAGATGATATTTTAATGACTAGAGAGGTGGATGGCGTCCGTAAGGTAACACACATAGACCTTACTTCTGCTGAGTTTATGAATAGTGAGTTTTATTTTATAAAACCCAACGATTTAATAGTCGTTAATCAAAATAACCCTAGAGTGAAAACCGCTGGTTTTGTTAAGGATATTGGTACTGTATTGACTATTGCCTCTTTAGCTCTTAGTATAACTATTTTATTGTCTCGATAA
- a CDS encoding glycosyltransferase family 4 protein: MENKIFVDAHAFDGEYQGTLTYLKELYLKIIQINPAIKIYFGANNVKNVKKHFGKFNNVEFIQYNSKHSLKRIFIEIPKIIDALECTHAHFQYVIPFIKNKKCKYIVTIHDILFNDFSNEFSFLYRIKRNFLFRLTAKRCDFLLTVSNYSKQKISEQYKIDTDNIMVTPNAISEDYFEFNHTKVESRNYINSKYGISNYILYVSRIEPRKNQVLLLNTFLNEKLWLKGYQLALIGSNTLKSGLLESIDKLEMEVRKSIHWIEQVDDSDLKQFLNGAEIFVYPSKAEGFGIPPLEAGALFTPVLCSNVTAMVDFDFFKPYFFNPDNKIEFDKLFLEIIENKEKINLEEIHDIIKVRYSWEQSARVLLEKVLKA; the protein is encoded by the coding sequence ATGGAGAATAAAATTTTTGTAGATGCACATGCTTTTGATGGTGAATATCAGGGTACGTTAACTTACTTAAAAGAGCTATATCTAAAAATAATTCAAATTAACCCTGCTATTAAAATTTATTTTGGTGCTAACAATGTTAAGAATGTAAAAAAACATTTCGGTAAATTTAATAATGTAGAGTTCATTCAATATAATTCTAAACATAGCTTGAAAAGAATTTTTATTGAAATACCTAAGATAATAGATGCGTTAGAGTGCACACATGCTCATTTTCAATATGTAATACCTTTTATAAAAAATAAAAAATGTAAATATATTGTAACAATTCATGATATTCTTTTCAATGATTTTTCCAATGAATTTTCATTTTTATATAGGATAAAAAGAAATTTTTTATTTAGGTTAACAGCAAAACGATGTGACTTTTTATTAACGGTGTCAAATTATTCAAAACAAAAGATTTCAGAACAATATAAAATAGATACAGACAATATTATGGTCACTCCAAATGCCATTTCAGAGGACTATTTTGAATTTAATCATACTAAAGTTGAGTCAAGAAATTATATAAATAGTAAGTATGGCATAAGTAATTATATTTTATATGTAAGTAGAATTGAACCAAGGAAAAATCAAGTTTTACTTTTAAATACTTTTTTAAATGAGAAACTTTGGTTAAAAGGTTACCAACTTGCCTTAATAGGAAGTAATACTTTAAAAAGTGGTCTTTTAGAGTCAATAGATAAATTGGAAATGGAGGTCAGAAAATCTATCCATTGGATTGAACAAGTTGATGATTCGGATTTGAAACAGTTTTTAAATGGAGCAGAAATTTTTGTCTATCCTTCAAAAGCTGAAGGTTTTGGTATACCTCCACTTGAAGCGGGTGCGTTATTTACACCTGTTCTTTGTTCAAATGTTACAGCAATGGTTGATTTTGATTTTTTTAAGCCATATTTTTTTAATCCAGATAATAAAATTGAATTTGACAAATTGTTTTTAGAAATTATTGAGAATAAAGAGAAAATTAATCTAGAGGAGATTCATGATATTATAAAAGTAAGGTATAGTTGGGAACAATCAGCAAGAGTTTTACTTGAAAAAGTATTAAAAGCATAA
- a CDS encoding DUF1972 domain-containing protein translates to MNKKVAIIGTVGIPAKYGGFETLIEYITKELHSKFDFTVYCSAKAYPEQKETHNNCKLEYINLEANGMQSVIYDTKSIFHALKYADVLLILGVSGCLILPFIKLISKNKIIVNIDGLEWKRQKWNKYAKAFLKFSEKCAVNYADITIADNKVIKDHVYDTYGKEARLIAYGGNHTESESISDQTLLEYPFLKSNYAFKVCRIEPENNIEIILKAFSTCPELTLVIVGNWDNSTFGKTLRDTYRKFQNLHLLDPIYNQKILNELRSNCYLYVHGHSAGGTNPSLVEAMSLGLPIVAYGIHYNRETTQNKALYFKTSEELAALLKQIDTVDLDKLAQEMQHVANQEYTWEKIADAYQKLMQ, encoded by the coding sequence ATGAATAAAAAAGTAGCCATTATAGGCACCGTTGGAATTCCTGCCAAATATGGAGGGTTTGAAACCTTAATAGAATATATCACTAAAGAACTGCATAGTAAGTTTGATTTTACGGTGTATTGTTCGGCAAAAGCGTACCCAGAACAAAAGGAAACGCACAATAATTGTAAGCTTGAATACATCAATTTAGAAGCCAATGGTATGCAAAGTGTCATCTATGATACAAAATCTATTTTTCATGCTTTAAAATATGCCGATGTACTTTTGATTCTTGGAGTATCAGGTTGCCTAATTTTGCCGTTTATAAAATTAATATCTAAAAATAAAATCATTGTAAATATCGACGGTTTAGAATGGAAGCGCCAAAAATGGAACAAATATGCCAAGGCCTTTTTAAAATTTTCGGAAAAATGCGCCGTAAACTATGCAGACATAACTATTGCAGATAATAAAGTGATTAAAGACCATGTGTATGACACCTACGGTAAAGAAGCGCGTCTTATTGCGTATGGTGGTAATCATACCGAGTCAGAATCTATTTCAGATCAAACATTACTAGAATATCCGTTTCTAAAATCAAACTATGCTTTTAAAGTTTGCCGTATAGAACCTGAAAATAATATTGAAATCATTTTAAAGGCATTTAGTACATGTCCTGAACTAACATTGGTCATTGTTGGTAACTGGGACAATAGTACATTTGGTAAAACATTAAGAGATACGTACCGTAAATTTCAAAATTTACACCTGTTAGATCCTATTTATAATCAAAAAATTCTTAATGAATTAAGAAGTAATTGCTACCTCTATGTGCACGGTCATTCAGCTGGAGGGACAAATCCGTCTTTAGTAGAAGCTATGAGCTTAGGCTTGCCTATTGTAGCCTATGGTATTCATTACAATAGGGAGACCACACAGAATAAAGCACTATATTTTAAGACGTCAGAGGAATTGGCAGCCTTATTAAAACAAATAGATACGGTTGATTTAGATAAATTGGCGCAAGAAATGCAACATGTTGCAAACCAGGAATACACTTGGGAAAAAATTGCTGATGCGTATCAAAAACTAATGCAGTAA
- a CDS encoding phosphotransferase, with amino-acid sequence MSKLFFILNGNNGATYILNAKSWSTISHSLKFYKPHALKSELLKQGLRLYVWLLGKVGRFKLQDKAAITTMIGQKVNYPLDFDLDDNCSVLISPTKDKVIVNNHKHYFQKFAFGKSYANVKQESDIYKRLPLKSKAFQISEIKDVQVVMGEFCSFKLCNSNTLISKPTDIKPVLVPVLTEFFQYSQSKETTCSNYLENLFAALDHAGLPDFRLCWSAEMETNYGAISWPLGLVHRDFKPWNVLSYQKPLIYDFEETVLDGPPLEDLFNYHIDPIIRYNSPEDVTAIIFAECQINCYKEYLSHLNIHMTYKPFLIIYLLERILFYNVSEEVETSIKYTELFKYLILTENLKYGE; translated from the coding sequence ATGAGTAAACTATTTTTCATCCTCAATGGTAATAATGGAGCTACCTATATTTTGAATGCCAAAAGTTGGAGTACCATTTCTCATTCTTTAAAGTTTTATAAACCACATGCCTTAAAATCTGAACTGTTAAAACAAGGGCTTAGATTGTATGTCTGGTTATTGGGGAAAGTAGGGAGATTTAAATTACAGGATAAGGCGGCCATTACGACTATGATTGGTCAAAAGGTGAATTACCCGTTGGATTTTGATTTAGATGACAACTGTTCCGTTTTAATTTCACCAACAAAGGACAAGGTCATAGTAAATAATCACAAACACTATTTTCAAAAATTTGCGTTTGGTAAAAGCTATGCTAATGTAAAGCAAGAGTCTGACATTTATAAGCGCTTGCCGCTAAAATCGAAGGCCTTTCAAATTTCAGAAATTAAAGACGTTCAGGTTGTAATGGGTGAGTTTTGCTCCTTTAAACTATGTAATAGTAATACGCTTATTTCAAAACCAACAGATATAAAACCTGTGTTAGTACCTGTATTGACTGAGTTTTTTCAGTACAGCCAATCTAAAGAAACCACATGCTCTAATTATTTAGAAAATTTATTTGCGGCTCTAGATCATGCTGGATTACCAGATTTTAGGTTGTGTTGGTCGGCTGAAATGGAAACAAATTATGGTGCTATATCATGGCCCTTGGGTTTGGTACATCGCGATTTTAAACCATGGAACGTACTATCGTATCAAAAACCTTTAATCTACGATTTTGAAGAGACGGTGTTAGATGGCCCACCATTAGAAGATTTGTTTAATTATCATATTGATCCCATTATAAGATATAATAGTCCAGAAGACGTTACGGCTATCATTTTCGCTGAATGCCAAATAAATTGCTATAAGGAGTATTTAAGCCACTTAAATATTCATATGACCTATAAACCTTTTTTAATAATCTATTTACTGGAGCGAATTCTTTTTTATAATGTATCGGAAGAAGTTGAAACTTCGATAAAATATACAGAGTTGTTTAAGTATTTAATCTTAACAGAAAATCTAAAATATGGAGAATAA
- a CDS encoding GumC family protein, which yields MDNSFNNISFNEEDNIDIKQELRRYLRYWPWFVLTLFVMLTSAYLYLRYAPRIFETYSKVKILDESDGLELPTSAFIFKRSNINLENEIEILTSYLIMNRVVRELNLNTSFYEEGTIQTSQIEALPFDFKQVIHPDSIVGNLSYQIRIKGNGLEINDLVTGKMFSIADSTTQYLEYDLPFEVSFNATDLETLPKGKTYIINFNPIKNAALGLKAKISVEAIGEQSDLLKLSIKGESKVLSEKILNTLMDVFDRDGIYDRQLISKRTLDFIDERFVFLAEELDSIEVDRQDFKERNNIIDIAVDAELGIEQRAQSDEEVFQINNQLALTKLLDESLQGNSNSDLLPSNIGIENSSINVLISDYNSAVINRDKFLNSGGTNNPMVQQAVEQVESLRANINKSIETYTSQLNVSLEQLSLRKRRFSGTVAQIPEKEKLLRAIDRQQKIKESLYLLLLQKREEAAINLAITEPSIKVVEYALSGSYPISPRSNIIYAGALLGGILIPFGILYLIFLLDTKLHGKEDITKINSKTPIIGEIPVVKTKEEDIFDDPNARTALAESFRILSSNVDFILPVRDDGKAKVIYCTSTIKGEGKTFISLNLSLALSSINKKVLLIGADLRNPQIHNRINEDKHKPGLSNYLHDGNFDWRDSLIKGFVKHPNHSIMLSGSIPPNPAQLLTNGRFTKLIKEAKEEFDYIIVDTAPTILVTDTMLISQLADATVYLARANYTDKNLLKYSKDLAESGRLKNMAYVINSVGASKSYGYGYNYGYNYGYGNKE from the coding sequence ATGGATAATTCTTTCAACAATATTTCTTTCAACGAAGAAGATAACATAGATATAAAGCAAGAGTTAAGACGTTATTTAAGGTATTGGCCTTGGTTCGTTTTAACTTTATTTGTGATGCTTACAAGTGCTTACTTGTACTTAAGATACGCTCCGCGTATTTTTGAGACCTATTCTAAAGTTAAGATTTTAGATGAGTCGGATGGTTTGGAACTGCCAACTTCTGCATTTATATTTAAAAGAAGCAATATTAATTTAGAGAATGAAATCGAGATTTTAACCTCTTATTTAATAATGAATCGAGTGGTAAGAGAGTTAAATCTAAATACTAGTTTTTATGAAGAAGGGACTATTCAAACCTCGCAAATAGAAGCTTTGCCTTTTGATTTTAAGCAAGTAATACATCCGGATAGTATTGTAGGGAATTTATCTTATCAGATTAGAATTAAGGGTAATGGACTCGAAATTAATGATTTAGTTACGGGAAAAATGTTTTCGATTGCTGATTCTACTACTCAATACTTGGAGTATGATTTACCTTTTGAGGTCAGTTTTAATGCCACTGACTTAGAAACACTTCCTAAAGGTAAAACTTATATTATTAACTTTAATCCGATTAAAAATGCGGCATTGGGGTTAAAGGCGAAAATTAGTGTTGAAGCGATTGGTGAACAGAGCGATCTTCTAAAATTAAGTATTAAGGGAGAGAGTAAAGTGCTTTCAGAGAAAATATTAAACACCTTAATGGATGTGTTTGATAGAGACGGGATTTATGATCGACAATTAATTTCAAAACGAACTTTAGATTTTATAGATGAGCGCTTTGTGTTTTTAGCGGAAGAGCTAGATTCTATAGAGGTAGATCGACAAGATTTTAAAGAACGAAATAATATTATTGATATTGCTGTAGATGCCGAATTGGGAATAGAACAACGTGCGCAATCGGATGAGGAAGTTTTTCAGATTAACAATCAATTAGCCCTGACTAAATTGTTAGACGAATCCTTACAAGGTAATTCTAATTCAGATTTATTACCTTCTAATATCGGTATAGAAAACTCTAGTATCAATGTGCTCATATCTGATTATAATAGTGCTGTAATTAATAGAGATAAGTTTTTAAATAGTGGAGGAACGAATAATCCAATGGTTCAACAAGCCGTAGAACAAGTAGAAAGTTTAAGAGCTAATATTAATAAATCTATCGAAACTTATACTAGTCAGCTTAATGTTTCTCTTGAACAATTGAGTTTAAGAAAACGCAGGTTTAGTGGTACAGTAGCACAAATCCCTGAAAAGGAAAAATTGTTACGAGCGATTGATCGTCAACAAAAAATAAAAGAGAGTTTATATTTGTTATTATTACAAAAACGGGAGGAAGCAGCAATTAATTTAGCGATAACTGAGCCTTCAATTAAAGTTGTAGAATATGCTTTATCTGGCTCATATCCGATTTCTCCAAGATCGAACATTATATATGCTGGTGCTTTACTTGGCGGTATATTGATTCCATTTGGAATTTTGTATTTAATATTTCTATTAGATACTAAGTTACACGGTAAAGAAGATATCACTAAAATAAATTCAAAAACACCAATCATAGGTGAAATCCCTGTTGTAAAAACGAAAGAAGAAGACATCTTTGATGACCCTAATGCAAGAACAGCTTTAGCTGAATCTTTTAGAATTTTAAGTTCTAATGTAGATTTTATTTTACCGGTTAGAGACGATGGAAAAGCAAAGGTGATTTACTGTACATCAACGATTAAAGGAGAAGGGAAAACATTTATAAGTCTTAATTTATCTTTAGCCTTGTCTAGTATTAACAAAAAAGTACTTTTAATCGGTGCCGATTTAAGAAACCCACAGATTCATAATCGTATCAATGAAGATAAGCACAAGCCAGGATTATCTAATTATCTTCATGATGGTAATTTTGACTGGAGAGACTCTTTAATCAAAGGTTTTGTAAAGCATCCTAATCATAGTATTATGTTATCTGGAAGCATTCCTCCTAATCCAGCACAACTGCTTACCAATGGTCGTTTCACAAAGCTTATTAAAGAAGCTAAAGAAGAATTTGACTATATTATTGTTGATACAGCTCCAACAATTTTAGTAACCGATACCATGTTAATTTCTCAGCTAGCAGATGCTACTGTATATTTAGCTAGGGCCAACTATACAGACAAAAATCTTTTAAAATACTCTAAGGATCTTGCAGAATCTGGTAGATTAAAGAATATGGCTTACGTCATTAATAGTGTTGGTGCAAGTAAGTCTTATGGCTACGGTTACAATTATGGCTATAACTATGGTTATGGTAATAAGGAATAG
- a CDS encoding glycosyltransferase family 4 protein, whose translation MIKILFEHFDPSEFAILWLIAAFILAFFMAYRTFPVILIVAEEKHLMDEPDSRSMHSNRTPTLGGIGIFLGVIVVMTIVGAFLNTKTLLLVMGGLTILFFLGLKDDLTVLSPGKKFIGQLFAAALLIVFTDTRIIGFSSILDVHTLPYWVSVGFTLFVYLLIINAYNLIDGVDGLAGTIALSVSIIFMYLFVQAGDLSLATIAMALSGSLLAFLRFNFSRSKKIFMGDTGSMIVGFLLAFFTISFINLAQVDETSDYYHAAPALACALLFYPFIDTLRIFFIRIVIHKTSPFKADKNHIHHWFIKIGYSHLMTTILICGINFVIVCIAFSLLQFQLNIQIICLLLYGVFFYTLPFIVHRFKNKATIKENKMS comes from the coding sequence ATGATAAAAATACTATTTGAACATTTTGATCCAAGCGAATTCGCTATCCTTTGGTTAATTGCAGCCTTTATATTGGCTTTTTTCATGGCGTATCGTACGTTTCCTGTTATTCTGATTGTCGCTGAGGAAAAGCATCTTATGGATGAACCAGACAGCCGAAGTATGCATTCCAATAGAACTCCAACCTTAGGTGGTATTGGTATTTTTTTAGGAGTTATCGTAGTAATGACTATTGTAGGTGCCTTTTTAAATACAAAGACCTTACTATTAGTCATGGGTGGATTAACGATTTTATTTTTTTTAGGTTTAAAAGATGACCTAACGGTATTGTCTCCTGGGAAGAAATTCATAGGACAACTCTTTGCGGCAGCGCTTCTGATTGTTTTTACGGATACTCGTATTATAGGTTTTTCAAGTATTTTAGATGTTCACACACTACCATATTGGGTATCTGTTGGATTTACACTTTTCGTTTATCTATTAATAATTAATGCATACAACCTTATAGATGGTGTTGACGGATTGGCAGGAACTATTGCTTTAAGCGTAAGTATCATTTTCATGTATCTTTTTGTTCAAGCAGGTGATTTAAGTTTAGCCACTATCGCCATGGCACTTTCTGGTTCACTTTTAGCTTTTCTGAGGTTTAATTTTTCAAGAAGCAAAAAAATATTTATGGGAGATACCGGCTCAATGATTGTTGGGTTCTTACTAGCTTTTTTTACCATTAGTTTTATTAATTTAGCACAAGTTGATGAAACTTCAGATTATTATCATGCCGCGCCAGCATTAGCTTGTGCCTTATTGTTTTATCCTTTCATAGATACCTTACGTATCTTTTTTATTAGAATTGTAATCCATAAAACAAGTCCATTTAAAGCCGATAAGAATCATATTCATCATTGGTTTATAAAAATAGGCTATAGTCATTTAATGACCACTATTTTAATTTGCGGTATTAATTTTGTCATTGTCTGCATAGCGTTTAGCCTATTGCAATTTCAACTCAATATACAAATAATTTGTTTGTTACTTTATGGGGTATTTTTCTATACGCTACCCTTTATCGTGCACAGATTTAAAAATAAGGCAACAATTAAAGAGAATAAGATGAGCTAA